One Streptomyces lincolnensis genomic region harbors:
- a CDS encoding MraY family glycosyltransferase, producing the protein MREYLLTLCITAAVTYLLTGPVRKFAIVAGAMPEIRARDVHREPTPRLGGIAMFFGLCAGLLVADHLANLNEVFAKSNEPKALLSGAALIWLIGVLDDKFEIDALIKLGGQMIAAGVMVMQGLTILWLPVPGVGSVALTQWQSTLLTVALVVITINAVNFVDGLDGLAAGMVCIASAAFFLYAYRVWVSYGIEAAAPATLFSAILMGMCLGFLPHNMHPARIFMGDSGSMLIGLVLAAGAISITGQVDPDALKLFAGSEQAAVHQTVPVYIPLLLPLTIIAVPTADLVLAIVRRTWRGQSPFAADRGHLHHRLLEIGHSHSRAVLIMYFWSALIAFGALAYSVNSASMWIVLGVVFLSAIGLLLLLLPRFTPRAPRWAEHFVPPRYRRRGAVAEAGPAMAEHAGQDGVPAEEERRAPVVVGVSGVNGATALGGRSHHPDRRKAGTSR; encoded by the coding sequence GTGCGTGAATACCTGCTGACGCTCTGCATCACGGCCGCGGTGACGTATCTGCTGACAGGGCCGGTACGGAAGTTCGCGATCGTGGCCGGAGCGATGCCGGAGATCAGGGCCCGTGACGTGCACCGGGAACCGACTCCGCGGCTCGGCGGGATCGCCATGTTCTTCGGACTGTGCGCGGGCCTGCTGGTCGCGGACCACCTGGCCAACCTCAACGAGGTCTTCGCCAAGTCGAACGAGCCCAAGGCGCTGCTGAGCGGTGCCGCGCTGATCTGGCTGATCGGCGTCCTGGACGACAAGTTCGAGATCGACGCCCTGATCAAGCTGGGCGGCCAGATGATCGCCGCCGGCGTCATGGTCATGCAGGGCCTGACGATCCTGTGGCTGCCCGTCCCCGGCGTCGGCTCGGTCGCGCTGACCCAGTGGCAGAGCACCCTGCTCACCGTCGCGCTCGTCGTCATCACCATCAACGCGGTGAACTTCGTCGACGGCCTGGACGGCCTCGCGGCCGGCATGGTCTGCATCGCCTCGGCCGCGTTCTTCCTGTACGCCTACCGCGTCTGGGTGTCGTACGGCATCGAGGCCGCCGCCCCGGCGACGCTGTTCTCGGCGATCCTGATGGGCATGTGCCTGGGCTTCCTGCCGCACAACATGCACCCCGCGCGCATCTTCATGGGTGACTCGGGCTCGATGCTCATCGGGCTGGTGCTGGCCGCGGGCGCCATCTCCATCACCGGGCAGGTCGACCCCGACGCGCTGAAGCTCTTCGCCGGGTCCGAGCAGGCGGCCGTGCACCAGACGGTTCCCGTCTACATCCCGCTGCTGCTGCCGCTGACCATCATCGCGGTGCCCACCGCCGACCTGGTCCTCGCCATCGTGCGCCGCACCTGGCGCGGCCAGTCGCCCTTCGCCGCCGACCGCGGTCATCTGCACCACCGGCTGCTGGAGATCGGCCACTCGCACAGCCGCGCGGTGCTGATCATGTACTTCTGGTCGGCGCTGATCGCCTTCGGGGCGCTGGCGTACTCGGTGAACTCGGCGTCCATGTGGATCGTGCTCGGTGTGGTGTTCCTCAGCGCGATCGGGCTGCTCCTGCTTCTGCTGCCCCGCTTCACCCCGCGTGCCCCGCGCTGGGCCGAGCACTTCGTGCCGCCGCGCTACCGTCGCCGCGGGGCCGTAGCGGAAGCCGGTCCGGCGATGGCGGAGCACGCCGGCCAGGACGGCGTCCCGGCCGAGGAGGAGCGCCGTGCCCCGGTCGTGGTCGGAGTGTCCGGAGTCAACGGGGCGACCGCTCTCGGCGGCCGTTCGCACCACCCGGACCGGCGTAAGGCCGGAACGTCCCGCTGA
- the atpB gene encoding F0F1 ATP synthase subunit A, with protein sequence MSADPTQVLAFDTNCHLFDGCGFAEVSPGLHSFLFQPLMGDGDSNLYFNKTMLLALLGSIIIVGFFWAAFRRPQVVPGKLQMVAEAGYDFIRRGVVYETIGKKEGEKYVPLVVSLFFFVWMLNLWSIVPIAQFPVTSIISYPLVLALIVYILWVSLTFKRHGFVGFWKNVTGYDKSLGPVLPLSMAIELFSNLLIRPFTHAVRLFANMFAGHTLLLLFTIASWYMLNGFGIAYAGVSFVMVIVMTAFELFIQALQAYVFVLLTCTYIQGALAEHH encoded by the coding sequence GTGAGTGCTGACCCGACGCAGGTGCTCGCCTTCGACACCAACTGCCACCTGTTCGACGGGTGTGGCTTCGCGGAAGTGTCGCCCGGCCTGCACTCGTTCCTGTTCCAGCCCCTGATGGGTGACGGGGACAGCAACCTGTACTTCAACAAGACGATGCTGCTGGCGCTGCTCGGCTCGATCATCATCGTCGGATTCTTCTGGGCCGCCTTCCGCCGGCCGCAGGTCGTGCCCGGCAAGCTCCAGATGGTCGCCGAGGCGGGTTACGACTTCATCCGGCGGGGAGTCGTCTACGAGACGATCGGCAAGAAGGAGGGCGAGAAGTACGTACCGCTCGTCGTCTCCCTCTTCTTCTTCGTCTGGATGCTGAACCTGTGGTCGATCGTCCCGATCGCCCAGTTCCCGGTCACCTCGATCATTTCCTACCCGCTGGTCCTGGCGCTGATCGTCTACATCCTCTGGGTGTCCCTGACCTTCAAGCGGCACGGCTTCGTCGGCTTCTGGAAGAACGTCACCGGATACGACAAGTCGCTCGGCCCGGTGCTGCCGCTGTCGATGGCGATCGAGCTGTTCTCGAACCTGCTCATCCGCCCGTTCACCCACGCCGTGCGACTCTTCGCGAACATGTTCGCCGGTCACACCCTGCTGCTGCTGTTCACGATCGCCAGCTGGTACATGCTGAACGGCTTCGGTATCGCCTACGCGGGTGTCTCCTTCGTGATGGTCATCGTGATGACCGCCTTCGAGCTGTTCATCCAGGCCCTTCAGGCGTACGTGTTCGTCCTGCTGACGTGCACCTACATCCAGGGCGCGCTCGCCGAGCACCACTGA
- the atpE gene encoding ATP synthase F0 subunit C — MSQTLAAVTGSLGSIGYGLAAIGPGVGVGIIFGNGTQALARQPEAAGLIRANQILGFAFCEALALIGLVMPFVYGYN; from the coding sequence ATGTCCCAGACCCTTGCAGCTGTTACCGGCTCGCTCGGCTCCATCGGTTACGGCCTCGCCGCGATCGGCCCGGGCGTCGGCGTCGGCATCATCTTCGGTAACGGCACCCAGGCTCTTGCCCGTCAGCCCGAGGCGGCCGGCCTGATCCGCGCCAACCAGATCCTCGGCTTCGCCTTCTGTGAGGCGCTCGCCCTGATCGGTCTGGTCATGCCGTTCGTCTACGGCTACAACTAA
- a CDS encoding F0F1 ATP synthase subunit B, giving the protein MSPLLTIAASEGENPLVPPIPELVIGLIAFVIVFGFLAKKLLPNINKVLEERREAIEGGIEKAEAAQTEAQSVLEQYKAQLAEARHEAARLRQEAQEQGATLIAEMRAEGQRQREEIVAAGHAQIEADRKAASSALRQDVGKLATDLAGKLVGESLEDHARQSRVIDRFLDELEEKAEATR; this is encoded by the coding sequence ATGAGCCCCCTGCTCACGATCGCGGCCTCCGAGGGGGAGAACCCCCTCGTCCCGCCGATCCCCGAGCTTGTCATCGGCCTGATCGCCTTCGTCATCGTCTTCGGCTTCCTCGCCAAGAAGCTCCTCCCGAACATCAACAAGGTTCTGGAAGAGCGCCGCGAGGCCATCGAGGGCGGTATCGAGAAGGCCGAGGCCGCCCAGACCGAGGCCCAGAGCGTTCTTGAGCAGTACAAGGCTCAGCTCGCCGAGGCCCGTCACGAGGCCGCGCGTCTGCGCCAGGAGGCGCAGGAACAGGGCGCCACGCTCATCGCCGAGATGCGCGCGGAAGGCCAGCGGCAGCGCGAGGAGATCGTCGCCGCCGGTCACGCCCAGATCGAGGCCGACCGTAAGGCCGCCTCGTCCGCGCTGCGCCAGGACGTCGGCAAGCTCGCCACCGACCTGGCCGGCAAGCTCGTCGGCGAGTCCCTCGAGGACCACGCCCGGCAGAGCCGCGTCATCGACCGTTTCCTCGACGAGCTCGAGGAGAAGGCCGAGGCCACGCGATGA
- a CDS encoding F0F1 ATP synthase subunit delta yields the protein MNGASREALAAARERLDALTDSTSADAGTLADELAAVTALLDREVGLRRVLTDPAQSGEAKAGLAQRLLGSQVSGPTADLVAGLVRSRWSQSRDLVDALEQLANLADLTAAQKAGTLDSVEDELFRFGRIVTSNTELRAALTNRKATTSAKGELLGSLLGGRAAAQTERLVTRLVAAPRGRSLEAGLESLSKLAAERRDRMVAVVTSAVPLSDPQKQRLGASLAKLYGRSMHLNLDVDPEVLGGIRVQVGDEVINGSLADRIADAGRRLAG from the coding sequence ATGAACGGAGCGAGCCGCGAGGCCCTGGCAGCCGCACGTGAGCGTCTCGACGCGCTGACGGACTCCACGTCCGCGGACGCCGGCACGCTCGCCGACGAGCTGGCCGCCGTCACCGCGCTGCTCGACCGCGAGGTCGGCCTGCGTCGGGTCCTGACCGACCCGGCGCAGTCCGGTGAGGCCAAGGCCGGGCTGGCCCAGCGCCTGCTCGGCTCCCAGGTCAGCGGCCCGACCGCCGACCTGGTCGCCGGCCTGGTGCGTTCCCGCTGGTCGCAGTCGCGCGACCTGGTGGACGCGCTGGAGCAGCTGGCGAACCTCGCCGACCTCACCGCCGCGCAGAAGGCGGGCACGCTCGACAGTGTCGAGGACGAGCTGTTCCGGTTCGGCCGGATCGTCACCTCGAACACCGAGCTGCGCGCCGCGCTGACCAACCGCAAGGCCACCACCTCGGCCAAGGGCGAGCTGCTGGGCAGTCTGCTCGGCGGCCGGGCCGCCGCTCAGACCGAGCGTCTGGTGACGCGCCTTGTGGCCGCGCCGCGGGGACGTAGCCTGGAAGCGGGACTGGAGTCCCTGTCCAAGCTCGCCGCCGAGCGCCGGGACCGCATGGTGGCCGTCGTCACCTCGGCGGTTCCGCTGAGCGACCCGCAGAAGCAGCGCCTGGGTGCATCCCTGGCGAAGCTCTACGGCCGCTCGATGCACCTCAACCTCGACGTGGACCCCGAGGTCCTCGGCGGGATCCGGGTGCAGGTCGGTGACGAGGTCATCAACGGCTCCCTCGCGGACCGTATCGCGGACGCCGGCCGCCGACTGGCGGGCTAG
- the atpA gene encoding F0F1 ATP synthase subunit alpha, which translates to MAELTIRPEEIRDALENFVQSYQPDAASREEVGTVTLAGDGIAKVEGLPSAMANELLKFEDGTLGLALNLEEREIGAVVLGEFSGIEEGQPVTRTGEVLSVAVGEGYLGRVVDPLGNPIDGLGEIETSGRRALELQAPGVMARKSVHEPMETGYKAVDAMTPIGRGQRQLVIGDRQTGKTALAVDTIINQRDNWRSGDPKKQVRCVYVAIGQKGSTIASVRGALDEAGALEYTTIVAAPASDPAGFKYLAPYTGSAIGQHWMYEGKHVLIIFDDLSKQADAYRAVSLLLRRPPGREAYPGDVFYLHSRLLERCAKLSDDMGAGSMTGLPIVETKANDVSAFIPTNVISITDGQCFLESDLFNAGQRPALNVGISVSRVGGSAQHKAMKQVSGRLRLDLAQYRELEAFAAFGSDLDAASKAQLERGQRLVELLKQAQYQPMPTEDQVVSVWAGTTGKMDEVPVADIRRFEKELLEYLHRKEQGLMTSIKEGGKMSDDTLTAIADAIADFKKQFETSDGKLLGEDAPAVNVSK; encoded by the coding sequence ATGGCGGAGCTCACGATCCGGCCGGAGGAGATCCGGGACGCGCTGGAGAACTTCGTCCAGTCGTACCAGCCGGACGCGGCCTCGCGCGAGGAGGTCGGTACGGTCACCCTTGCCGGCGACGGCATCGCGAAGGTCGAGGGTCTGCCCTCGGCCATGGCCAACGAACTGCTGAAGTTCGAGGACGGCACCCTCGGCCTCGCGCTCAACCTGGAAGAGCGCGAGATCGGCGCCGTCGTCCTCGGTGAGTTCAGTGGCATCGAGGAGGGTCAGCCGGTCACGCGTACCGGCGAGGTCCTGTCGGTCGCCGTGGGCGAGGGCTACCTCGGCCGCGTCGTCGACCCCCTCGGCAACCCGATCGACGGCCTCGGCGAGATCGAGACCAGCGGTCGTCGTGCCCTTGAGCTGCAGGCTCCGGGCGTCATGGCCCGTAAGTCGGTGCACGAGCCGATGGAGACCGGCTACAAGGCCGTCGACGCGATGACCCCGATCGGCCGTGGCCAGCGTCAGCTGGTCATCGGTGACCGTCAGACCGGCAAGACCGCCCTGGCCGTCGACACGATCATCAACCAGCGTGACAACTGGCGTTCGGGCGACCCGAAGAAGCAGGTCCGCTGCGTCTACGTCGCCATCGGCCAGAAGGGCTCGACCATCGCCTCCGTGCGTGGCGCCCTCGATGAGGCCGGCGCGCTGGAGTACACGACCATCGTCGCCGCCCCGGCGTCCGACCCGGCCGGCTTCAAGTACCTGGCGCCGTACACCGGCTCGGCCATCGGCCAGCACTGGATGTACGAGGGCAAGCACGTCCTCATCATCTTCGACGACCTCTCCAAGCAGGCCGACGCCTACCGCGCCGTGTCCCTGCTGCTGCGCCGCCCGCCGGGGCGCGAGGCCTACCCGGGTGACGTCTTCTACCTGCACTCCCGTCTGCTGGAGCGCTGCGCGAAGCTCTCCGACGACATGGGCGCCGGCTCGATGACCGGTCTGCCGATCGTCGAGACCAAGGCCAACGACGTCTCGGCGTTCATCCCGACCAACGTCATCTCCATCACCGACGGCCAGTGCTTCCTGGAGTCGGACCTCTTCAACGCCGGTCAGCGCCCCGCGCTGAACGTCGGTATCTCCGTCTCCCGAGTCGGTGGTTCCGCGCAGCACAAGGCGATGAAGCAGGTCTCCGGCCGACTGCGCCTGGACCTCGCCCAGTACCGTGAGCTGGAGGCGTTCGCCGCCTTCGGTTCCGACCTGGACGCGGCCTCCAAGGCCCAGCTGGAGCGCGGTCAGCGTCTGGTCGAGCTGCTCAAGCAGGCTCAGTACCAGCCGATGCCGACCGAGGACCAGGTCGTCTCCGTGTGGGCCGGTACCACCGGCAAGATGGACGAGGTCCCCGTCGCCGACATCCGCCGCTTCGAGAAGGAGCTCCTCGAGTACCTGCACCGCAAGGAGCAGGGCCTCATGACCTCCATCAAGGAGGGCGGCAAGATGTCCGACGACACGCTGACGGCCATCGCCGACGCCATCGCCGACTTCAAGAAGCAGTTCGAGACGTCGGACGGCAAGCTGCTCGGCGAGGACGCCCCGGCCGTCAACGTCTCCAAGTGA
- a CDS encoding F0F1 ATP synthase subunit gamma: MGAQLRVYKRRIRSVTATKKITKAMEMIAASRVVKAQRKVAASTPYATELTRAVTAVGTGSNTKHPLTTEAETATRSAVLLLTSDRGLAGAFNSNAIKAAEQLTERLEREGKQVDTYIVGRRGLAHYNFRERKVAESWTGFTDQPTYADAKKVAAPLIEAIETETAEGGVDELHIVFTEFVSMMTQTALDDRLLPLSLDEVAAEATPQGEILPLYDFEPSAEDVLDALLPRYVESRIYNALLQSAASKHAATRRAMKSATDNAGELIETLSRLANAARQAEITQEISEIVGGSAALADATAGSDR; the protein is encoded by the coding sequence ATGGGAGCCCAGCTCCGGGTCTACAAGCGTCGCATCCGATCCGTCACCGCGACCAAGAAGATCACCAAGGCGATGGAGATGATCGCCGCCTCGCGTGTCGTCAAGGCACAGCGCAAGGTGGCGGCCTCCACGCCGTACGCGACCGAGCTCACCCGCGCGGTCACGGCGGTCGGTACCGGTTCGAACACCAAGCACCCGCTGACCACGGAGGCGGAGACGGCGACCCGTTCCGCGGTGCTGCTCCTCACGAGCGACCGCGGTCTGGCCGGTGCCTTCAACTCCAACGCCATCAAGGCGGCGGAGCAGCTGACCGAGCGCCTGGAGCGCGAGGGCAAGCAGGTCGACACCTACATCGTCGGCCGGCGTGGTCTCGCGCACTACAACTTCCGTGAGCGCAAGGTCGCGGAGTCGTGGACCGGGTTCACGGACCAGCCGACGTACGCGGACGCCAAGAAGGTCGCGGCGCCGCTGATCGAGGCCATCGAGACGGAGACGGCCGAGGGTGGCGTGGACGAGCTCCACATCGTCTTCACCGAGTTCGTGTCGATGATGACGCAGACGGCGCTCGACGACCGTCTGCTGCCGCTCAGCCTCGACGAGGTCGCGGCGGAGGCCACGCCCCAGGGCGAGATCCTTCCGCTGTACGACTTCGAGCCCTCGGCGGAGGACGTCCTCGACGCCCTTCTGCCGCGCTACGTGGAGAGCCGTATCTACAACGCGCTCCTCCAGTCGGCCGCCTCCAAGCACGCCGCCACGCGGCGCGCGATGAAGTCGGCCACCGACAACGCCGGAGAGCTCATCGAGACGCTCTCGCGGCTTGCCAACGCGGCCCGCCAGGCCGAAATCACCCAGGAAATCAGCGAGATCGTCGGTGGCTCCGCAGCCCTGGCCGACGCGACCGCGGGGAGTGACAGGTAA